The following proteins are encoded in a genomic region of Benincasa hispida cultivar B227 unplaced genomic scaffold, ASM972705v1 Contig245, whole genome shotgun sequence:
- the LOC120069128 gene encoding uncharacterized protein LOC120069128, which translates to MSNSTIQLLAFDKFNGEGYSTWKSNINTIFVVNDLSFVLTEECPPVPSSTITRNVRDVYNRWVRENEKAQAYILASISDVLNKKHKVMPTAREIMTSLQKMFGQPSSSVTHEAIKYIYVTCMKHGTNVREHVLDVMVHFNVAEAHGATDEMSQIEPSETLTTFSKNAHNEDQPPENTHDDRDPCNAGDEDDQNNVGDSHIQGEERVS; encoded by the exons atgtcaAACTCAACCATACAATTGCTTgcttttgataaatttaatggaGAAGGATATTCAACCTGGAAATCAAACATCAATACGATATTTGTTGTAAACGATCTGAGTTTTGTGttgacggaggaatgtcctccagttccTAGTTCAACAATCACCCGAAATGTTCGGGACGTCTATAATAGGTGGGTGAGGGAAAATGAGAAAGCTCAggcctatatcttagcaagtatatctgatgtactcaacaagaagCATAAGGTCATGCCCACCGCCCGTGAGATAATGACATCATTACAgaagatgttcgggcaaccttCATCTTCTGTTAcacatgaagccattaagtatATCTATGTTACGTGCATGAAACATGGAACCAACgtaagagaacatgttctcgatgtcatggttcattttaatgttgcAGAGGCTCATGGGGCGACAGATGAGATGAGTCAA ATCGAACCATCAGAGACCCTAACAACGTTTTCGAAGAACGCCCACAACGAGGACCAACCACCGGAGAACACCCACGACGACAGAGATCCATGCAACGCTGGTGACGAAGACGATCAGAACAACGTTGGTGATTCGCACATTCAAGGAGAAGAGAGGGTTTCGTAA